Proteins encoded together in one Coregonus clupeaformis isolate EN_2021a chromosome 30, ASM2061545v1, whole genome shotgun sequence window:
- the gabrd gene encoding gamma-aminobutyric acid receptor subunit delta has product MEMITFMLASLALLNIRGNIFTRAMLSDIGDYIGSDIQISWLPNLDELMKGYARNFRPGIGGPPVNVAMAIEVASIDHISEANMEYTMTIFLRQSWRDDRLSYNHTNKTLGLDSRFVDKLWLPDTFIVNAKSAWFHDVTVENKLIRLQPDGVILYSSRITSTVACDMDLTKYPMDEQECMLDLESYGYSSEDIVYHWSESQIHIHGLDKLELSQFTIIDYKFVTETMNFKSAGRFPRLSLRFQLRRNRGVYIIQSYMPSILLVAMSWVSFWISQTAVPARVSLGITTVLTMTTLMVSARSSLPRASAIKALDVYFWICYVFVFAALIEYAFAHYNADYRLKEKAKSKANKMSSESVVKNGKQAMVLFSLSVAGMNQGLMVSSRRPQRSGTETAEEEDGEPRRGRGARASEEREEDKKCCSCCSKCCCACKPLQADTIDVYARAVFPATFAIVNVIYWVAYTM; this is encoded by the exons GGCCATGCTGAGTGACATTGGGGATTATATAGGTTCAGACATACAAATATCCTGGTTGCCTAATCTGGATGAGTTAATGAAGGGCTATGCGCGAAATTTTCGCCCTGGGATAGGAG GCCCACCCGTGAATGTTGCCATGGCTATTGAAGTAGCCAGTATTGATCACATCTCTGAAGCCAACATG GAGTACACCATGACCATTTTCCTGCGTCAGAGCTGGCGGGACGACCGCCTGTCCTACAACCATACCAACAAGACCCTGGGGCTGGACAGCCGCTTCGTGGATAAACTCTGGCTGCCCGACACCTTCATCGTCAACGCCAAGTCCGCCTGGTTCCATGACGTCACCGTGGAGAACAAGCTGATTCGCCTGCAGCCTGATGGGGTCATCCTTTACAGCAGCCG GATCACCTCGACTGTGGCGTGTGACATGGACCTGACCAAGTACCCCATGGATGAGCAGGAGTGTATGCTGGACCTAGAAAGCT ATGGCTACTCCTCAGAGGACATTGTGTACCACTGGTCTGAGAGTCAGATACACATCCACGGACTGGACAAACTGGAGCTCTCCCAGTTCACCATCATCGACTACAAATTTGTCACGGAGACGATGAACTTCAAATCCG CCGGACGTTTCCCGCGGCTCAGCCTTCGCTTCCAGCTGAGACGTAACAGAGGCGTTTACATCATCCAGTCTTACATGCCCTCCATCCTATTGGTCGCCATGTCCTGGGTATCCTTCTGGATCAGCCAAACAGCAGTCCCGGCTCGGGTATCCCTGG GGATCACCACTGTGCTCACCATGACAACTCTGATGGTGAGCGCCCGCTCGTCCCTCCCCCGAGCCTCAGCCATCAAAGCGCTGGACGTCTACTTTTGGATCTGCTACGTGTTTGTGTTCGCCGCGCTCATCGAGTACGCCTTCGCTCACTACAACGCCGACTACAGGCTCAAAGAGAAGGCCAAGAGCAAGGCCAACAAGATGAGCTCCGAG TCGGTCGTGAAGAATGGGAAGCAGGCCATGGTGCTCTTCTCCCTGTCCGTGGCTGGAATGAACCAGGGCCTGATGGTGTCCAGCCGCCGTCCGCAGCGCTCCGGCACCGAGACTGCtgaggaggaggacggggagcCCAGGAGGGGGCGGGGGGCCAGAGCatcagaggagagagaagaggataagAAGTGCTGTAGTTGTTGTTCCAAGTGCTGTTGCGCTTGCAAGCCCCTCCAAGCCGACACCATAGATGTCTATGCCAGGGCCGTGTTCCCTGCCACCTTCGCCATCGTCAATGTGATCTATTGGGTGGCGTACACCATGTGA